The following nucleotide sequence is from Drosophila simulans strain w501 chromosome 3L, Prin_Dsim_3.1, whole genome shotgun sequence.
ACGGATTTGGATTCAATGGGTCCTTCATCTCTACGATGTGCTTGTCGCTTGCAccaatatattatattatttgaaaCTCAAATTAGCTCTGCTTCTCCAAAACTTTTGTAGCGTCAAGAATGACTTTCGGAATTAAAGAGACCGTAGCTCACTAAGATTGTAAAGGAGATATAGTCGATAACTCCAAAGCATTAGGAAATTTTTTTAACACTGAAACACTTTGAAGTTAACAGTGTTGCTTACATAGcgctaaaattaaaatggctatatatttataatggaAAACGAATGCCATTCTTGTAGATTAAAAGCTATTATGCAAAAAATTTCAGAATAATGCACACGGAAACACggatgaaatattaaattattgtaaatacGAACTTGAGGTGTGAAAACACTATAACTATCGAGGTGTAAACACATTAACTACACACTcttaccaaagacactagaataactatatattattctagtgtctttgctctTACTAGCTGAAACAAATATATCTAGCCAAATATCTACAGTGAGGGAAAATGTTTACTCCTCATGTTAAGACTTGACCTGTACATTACTTTACAAACTGAACCGCTTAAACTGAACTTCTAGGTTAGGGTTAAGCATTTTGcttgcattttgatttcgaCGATTCCATCATTTTTACACTTCAACTTGTGGAGCAGATCGATTGAGTTCAACCCTTTGCCATTTGCAGGACCCCTATCGTATTTAATGGAACCACTCGATGGACTCGCAATTCACTTGGCTGTGTGAAGAGCGAATAAAATAGTTGGCGTGGCCATAATTGCTAAGCGTCTATGAAGTTGCCCTTGGTGTATTAGGGCCCCAACAAGTGGGGCTGCACTTTTCGTTTTCGTGTTCGTGCACTTGCCAAAGGCCAAAAAGTCGGTAACGTGTTGGGTCTACCACAAAAACAAGAGCTGGGCCCGGAAAACACGGTGGCGAATTCAGCTTAAATAGAAGCGTTAAAATATTGCCAACATTTCCGCGCTCTCGGGGGAaggagcaaaaaccaaaaataaaatgtaatggACGGGGGAAACAAGTTAGGACGGCTGCCTCTGGACCGAGAGCAGCTGATCCTGGCCAAGGCTTTTACACTGGCGACTTGAAGCggaaattatgtaaatttaagTGTTGGCCGCTGCCACGCCGCCCATCGCACATCGCCCATTTTTGAGCAATGAAAACATGAAAGCAAAaatccaaaccaaaaaaaaaaaaaaataataaaggaGCGCTGAAAAGATGCCAACAAATAACCAATAAAAAGCAACAAGCAACGAGCCAGTTGGGGGCGAAAGAAAAACAGCATAAAGTTGTGCTTGGGAAATTTCCCACATTTGGTTTGGAGTTCAGTTTTCCCTTGTTTTTCCAGATCCTGGGCCCGGCAACAAAGTTTTCGtaattgtttttgcattttgcggcGCACACATTCGATGGGCGGAGTGGAAAAGCGGGGCCCAAATGTGTCCTTTGGTGTATTAAAAAGTTTccgcatttttctttttattttagttcCCATTTTTTCGGAGGgcgaggagctggccaaaacaTTTTCGCTGCCGTTTGGGTCGTAGTCCATTGCccattaacattttatatgcaattatgattattttacCATTGTGCATTTGCGGTAATCTTTGGGGAGCAAACGTTGAAAGTTGAGTTGTCCGGGCCAATGGAGAATTTAATGGGCTTCAAACGGAACACACTGGTCTTGGCGAGGAATTTAGCGTAAGGGCCCCCAAAAATGTGGAGAAGCCCAATCAATAATTGCTGTAGTGGGTGGGTTGGGGCAGGAACTGCAATCGTATTGTTGCCACATGTTGCTCATTGAAAAGGTAGATTCCGATTTTTAGTGAGATTAGCAACGCCAAATCTTTAGACTTAAATTGTCGTAACTTAGCTTTTAAATGAtcttttatttgtgttttaaatattttttaatattatttacattcCATTTTTGGTGATAACTTTGAAGGTCCTGCACATCACCATTGGAACTCACGGTCAAGATCTGTCCTTTCGGCCCAGGTTACATATGCAGAAGGACCTACCTGAGTGACTGCAACCAGCAGCCATTCTGTGGTCATTAGCCCAAACCAAACTTGACTTCTACTCCGGCCTGAGATTTTCTGcagaatttgcaaaaaaagGACAGTACAAGGAGTAGCAGATGAGAAGAGAATGTGCAGGGGGTAAAAATATATCCACAAAATGCGACGGCGACACAAATCTTCTTTATTGCTTGCTACGTTTTGCATGCACAGCTCGTCCGgctacactgagaaaaattgaaagaaaaaatactttttactccattattattatgcatatttttcaAAGCCACATTATAATGTCTTAAGATGTGATTTCAACAAAACTCCAATAAAACTGGCTTTTACGTGGTTTTCTCATTCcatcttttattttatcaaataaTTGATAATGCTTGTAGGTTTTCCGCTCAGTGTCCTTATTCTGCAAGTGTGAGTGTCCTGCCTCTGTCTGAGGTTGGACTTTGACAAGAGGACATTAGGCTGGGTCCAGGACAAACAACTAATGGCCTTTCGAGGGCATTTTCCTGGTCACAGGTGCTCAGGCTTACCTTCGGCCtggttgttttaaattaaaaatctataCGAAACGCAAAAATACACAGAATACGAGCGAGCAACATGCTAAATATTCTTAGCATGCTTGTCCTgaatttttgtgatttatgccTGGGTTCCATTCAATAACTTTATTGGTTTTGTTCGAGTTTTGGCGCTGATGCTGATggtgctactgctgctgctgctggaatattgctcatacgccgcaTTGCCCGCCCATGAGCAGCTCAGTGTCCGCATGAGCGGACATTCTCTAATGTTGACTTGATTATCAACACTCGCTGCACATCTTGCATGCTCGCATCTGTATCTGATGCTGCATGTTGCAGCTGGCAGTTGACAGCTGATGATGTTGCATATTTCCCACTGGTCGGTGAGTTTTTGGCTCCACTCTGTCCAATGCTCGTCGGTTGGCATGACCGGACTAATTATGCTAGGCTGACTGTGGAACTAGAACTGGTTCGGTATTTCTCTGCTAAAGCACGCATTTAAATTGGGTCGGAAATGTGTAATAACGTACGGGTTCCCCATACAAATTAAACACTGTAATTCGCTTGATtaaagtttcaattataaaatattttattttgatagaCCAAATTAGCACAATTCGATATACTTAAGCCTCTTTATAACAATCCCGAGCTGTCGATTTTGCCCGCTCCCGCTCACACATGTCCTTCGGGAGCCTTCAGATGCACTTATGataatttttaagtatttttcgGGGGCCCTCCTGCAGCACTTACCTTATCAGGTGGCACAGACTGGAGGCTGGATGGAAGCTGGTAGCTGCACTATCAGGTAGCTGGGGCAACTCGGTGCAGCCAAGTGGTAAAAAGTATTCACATTAATtcaagcaaaaataaattataaaggCAAAGGGCCCGAACGCCCCCTCGTTGTCGGCGACTTTTCGCTGCGTTGTGCATTTTATGACGTTTAATGTGTTTCTGCTGTCAGCGGCagaagttgcagttgctgccggCGTCGACGTAGATGCAACTTTTAACTCTTTTTTCTGCGCTGCCGCGTTGAGtgcattttgttgatttataataaaataatgtaaaaatattacacaATAATGAATGCGCCGCGACGCCCTTCTCGCTTACTCTCGCCAGCTTCTCGCAGCCTGCTCTGTCTCTTTCTTTGTCCTTCTTTTTCGGGATGAAATATGAAACAAGGAAATGCTCGAGGTGGAAAAAAGTTGCAGCcaagaatatgaaatatgcgagaaataaaacttttaactaaaattatatatgtatgtggccccagcatacatatatccacTTACATATGTCGCTGATGGTaggtgtgtgtttgtatttgtcaTGTTGTTTACGTTCActtcttggccatttttctttgttgGAAAACTACACGGTGTATTTTAGCGGTTTGTTGGACTACAATTCCCTAATATCGAAGGGATATTATTTCACCCTATTGGTTATAATGTGATCTTTAATAATCAAGCCTAAAAATCCTAAGCAAAGTACTAAGTTTAGTTACAATCATTAATCtcataatttaatatgcatacatcaagtttaaaatttataacgaCATAAATTATATAGAGTGTGCAGTATTTGGTCATAATTATtagattatttttatttacaattttaattatttgtataataataattttcattgtttCCCTAGCATAATAGCATTAATGCCAAATCTTTTCGAGTTAGAGTATCTGGCAACTTTACCCACAGCGACCGCTAACTTTCCCGCACTCAAAGTCAACACACACAGCTCACATTTTGATGCGCTTCGAGATCGTGGCGTCCTTGCAACTTTATCGCTCCAGAAATTGCATCATATTTCACGGACCTCGGCGTgacaacaaaatatatatgtatatgtgtataagtAATACCTCTACCTACTgcatatatgtagcaatggAAAAAAACCGCTCGCATAAAGTTCGGAAAAGGTAACTTTACTTACCAGGCACCGTGAGGGGCCAACTAAGACGTCTGTCAGCGCGAAAGGAGGCGAACGAGCTGGGGACAAAAGTTGTCAAAAGTTCCGcgccacacggcgtatgagtaatgccaGACAAGAGTCAGATACGCTTTAAGAATCGCACACTTTTATTAAGATTACAATTTATAACGATGCCCGTTCAGAGCGCAATCTTTGGcataattttgaaaatcctGAGATAAACCCTGAGCATGCACATAATTAATGAAAGACCAAATGTCGTCTTCAGCAGCGTGTGCAAAATGAGCATCCTGAGCGAGTCCAGTTACAGATGCATCGCAGAAGCGCCGGGAGCAGCATGCAAAAAACGGAGTAAACAAAGTGTAATTAAAAACTACTTAGCGTCGGACCAAAGGACCCTTCCAACCGCCTTTCGCACTGGTCCTTGAGCCAACCTGGTGAGTCAGACCCACCTGCGATAAATAGTTCTGCGCTGCTGTAATTTATTATCGTTAGCGCTATCCTTGAAGAAGTAGCGCCTGATGCCGCTGAGGTATGAGCGGAAATATTCGCTCCAATTAATCGTCGCAATGTTGAACTGCAGCACCGACCGCTCCTCGCGTGGCAGCAGCTCGTTCAATTCGTCAATGTTGCGATGGGCGAACTTCCACTCCTTCAATCCGAACCAAGCCATCATGTCGATTATGCGAGAGATCTTCCCGTACGCCTTCGCATAGCTGCACCGAAAGAAATCATGGGTTCAATGCAGAAGCaatatctatataaaataataaagctgCGTTTCTACCGTGTACGTGCTAGATGTAAAAGGATATCGAAGGGATGTTCAACTGATGGTATCTCTCTGTGCACAAAATGCATGAAGTATGTGAGGGGTAGTTAGATGCAGAGATTGTTGTCAATATGTTTGCTAATTGGGTTGAGCTTGAGTGGAGGCTGTGGGCTCTGCTGGGGGTCCACctacataaataaatggcaaaatgcTGAGGCTAATGCGctctaattgcaatttgttaaatattacgtatacgctcGGAACTAAGAAGCTTGCCAAAAGGGTCGACTGAATGGAAACAACGAACTATCTTTGCTCTTTCTTTTCAGTTTTGTGAAGTAAGTAAAACAGATCTATTCATTGTCCATCAATACAAtcaaatatataacatattaatattatatagttCTATCTTACTGAGCGGAGagctaaattaaataaattgtgtatAGAACATATGTTACCCTAATAAATCCTCTTGATTATTTATCCGTGGCAAAGTCCATGTTAAAATCTAGGTGCTCCATGGATACCCTGCACAGGTCATTCAATTGCCTTTCCATGTACCATTTAAAACCCATTCAATGTAGCCAACCCCCCGAAAACCCACACACCAACACCATTGCCACCTTTGCAAGCGTATTCTCAATGGGGGCGGTGGCGAggatgggcgtggcaaaggGTCGAGCAtgcatgtgtgggtgtgtttgtgCGGAGAGCAGCTGAATCGATGTGTGAGTGTACTTACATGCGCTTTTGTCCGGTGACCATGGCaattaaatctaaaatataAGCTGGGATATTGTGcaagaaaaatgcaattgcacaATGCAGAGGCTTCGATGGTATTATAACGTACGAGAAGCACCTGTGACAATAATGCGGTCGATCGCAGGACATGTACGTGTGAgcgggtgtgcgtgtgtatgtgtgagaGGTCGTGGATATAGCGATTCCAGCGATTTCGTGTGGCATTTGGGTTCGATTTGGTTTAGTTGGCAATCCCCAGTTCGTTTTGTGTTTCCAGTTTGTGTACGTTGGTTTTTAGGTTGTTCGAGCCAggttttttcggttttttataCCGAATTTCGTTCAGGTTTCGTTGTTTCAAGGTATTAGCAGAGCATAgataaattttccattcacAAAAACATTCGGCAATATTTAAGCATTGGATTAGACATGCATACAATACGGCAGCGGTTcgtgttgatttttttttttagcgagaaaaaaaattcaataaagaatatttatttttataccaaaTAGCAGAATGCTGCCGAATGCACAGCGTGTGGCATAAACTCACCAAAGCGCCTTGTCGAAAGGTTCGTGAAATCCTTTGCGCGACAGATGCATATATTGGCCCCAGGTTATGTTGTTCGCATCGGACACGTAGTTGTATACGGGCAACTCCGATTTTCCATCCACTTTACTCTCGCGGAGCTTAAATCTGCAGGCACAAAAAaagataatttttttttgacaaaaagaAATTGATTCAACTATTTTATACGctcctttaaaatataaaaataattgctttaTAAACTTAAATGAGTATGAAATGAATGGTTGAAATCTTATAAAGAAAAGACTGAATAATatgcaacaaaataaattaaacaccctagttaaaatgaaaaagagGTGATCTTTTTTTCCGGTCCCTTGACATTATCACCCGCGACCTTTGCCCTTCTTAATTTCTCCGCCCGTGGTATTTGCAAATTTCCACCTTCTTCCTGTCGTTTGCAAACAAGCGAATGCTATCAGCTTGCGGTGTAACTCTTTACAACTTTTACACATCCTTTGGCGCCGCTTCAGCAGGATGCTTCTGTGCTGTGTGTTGTGTGCTGTGCGCTGGAGGACTAACCTTCGAGCGATATCCCAGGCGGTTGCTATCATGGCATTCACCACATAATCGGCGGGCACCATGTTCGCCTTGCAGCTGGCCTTGCCGTAAATGCAACGGACGAGTCCCCGGGCGGACCAAGTGCATAAACCTGATGGCCCGTACAAATTATCAGTCCAGCCGGGAAATGGATCCTTGTACGTTGACATTACTGCGAATAAATAAGAATTAATGGCTGCTTTGTTCGCTCGGCCAGAGAATCGCAGACGCCGAAGGAGGAGGATTTTTACTGTGCCGGGAGTATCCTGGTTGATTTTCGCCAACGTCAAAGCGATAATGGTAGGGACTGGTCCAGCAGCTCGGATCCCAGCCACCAATGCCACCTAAGCCAACTCATTCCGAACTTCCCATTCCATTTGCCATTCTGCTAACTGATATGCCTGACTCCCAATTGCAAGTTTTGGACTTGATTTTTTCAACCAACACTCTTGGGCAACAGAGTTCAAAGGATATAACGTCACTTGacatcttaaaatatttaaaatatgtttaggcaaatatttgttaaataataaacataaattgatATCGCACATAAATgtacttattaaatatttcacatatttaatttttaaaagagGTTAGGAAACCTAACAATGAGTTTAATTGCGTTATTTAGCAGGTTAGGAAACCATGTAAATATCTCCCCGATTTAagtaataatttttgtatgaaAGCCACTATTTTAGGTTAGAGTATTTCGCTATCTACCAAATCATCCGAAAATGgtcctttttccatttccattctcGTTTGCACAGGCAGCTTAGGATGCAGCTGCATGAGGACGAtgctttggcatttttgtgttaaaataaatgaaaatttgtttgtgcTCTGTTCCTCGAGAGCTTCGGCAGCCAGGATTCCCATTCCTCCAGCACTGAGACGATGGTAAACCAAGTCAGCCATCCTCTGACTTTTTGTTACGTTTCGTTCGTTACGTTACGTTGCGTTTTGTGCAGCACGAAACaaagaagcaaacaaaatcacaaaaaaaaaaaaataaacgaaatatataaactttttCCACATGCATTTATCTGGTAAACCCTAAGAACCCTCCCCCCAAATTCACTGGCTACCAAACGAAGACAACTCTGTTGGCCATTTTtcacaaaattttaaatattccttttGTTGCCACAGAGATCCTCCGGGGATCTCTCCCTCAAATGGAAGGAGCTGGAAATGTTTCTTGTGTGTTTTTGCTTACACAATGGCTGCCCTTGGGTATTTGTGCTAATTATCTGACAATTAGTTTGTTAAGTCAAGTCTGCAACCGCAATAAATATTCCCTCCGCCCATCCAACTCACCTATGGGCGGTCGAAAAATACCCGCCGGCATGTGGAATGCCCGATGATTCACCAGATTCTCGGCACACTTCTTGGTCATCGTGTAGGTGTTGGGCATCTGGCCAATCAGACAGTGCCGCATCTTCTCCAGAGTTTCGTCGTCAAATGTGCGGTAGATCTGCAGGAGTAAGAAGTGGTGGTGAAAATTCTACCCAGCTTAAGGTTGTCTTTAATTAAAAGGtagattattatttaagtgATTTGAGTTTGCTAAGATATTAAAGATATTAAACTTTATGCTAGCATTACCAACCTGCATGATTTTTTCGTAGCCAATTTCGTTCTCGTACACTTGTTCCTTGATGAATTTgcgattgcagttgcagtagAGTGTTGAAATGTGCACGAAGGACTGTGGTTTTTTCCACGAGGAAGAATCCAAATGGGGGACCATCGCAATCGGAAGGGAAACACGCATGTTGAATGTTGATTGAATTGtgttcgaaattgtttgcCCGCCAACGCCGTAAAATATGAAACACCCAAATAGttgggaaaagggaaaatttgGTGagaaaaagggggaaaacaCAGCACGTAAATATAACAATTCAtactcaaatatttttgcatttattcaGCAACGGGAATTATGTATTTTGGTTACTTAAAAGCGCGATATGCGAATATTGAACCTTTATTTAACCATTGTTTATTTCCACTAATGGAAGTGCAACCAATGCCAGTCATGATGGGTGGGTGGAATATAAAGTCGGTGGAAGCCTTTAATAGGcttttaaattatatgcaTGGAATCGGTATTGAATGGCAGCGTATTGATTGCTGATA
It contains:
- the LOC6736881 gene encoding fatty acyl-CoA reductase wat isoform X1; the encoded protein is MHEANPSKTARKAFSSTSSSRRSSNGCASGHDVEEEEEEQLFQEASSSTRTNSVDGSGAPFAAAVSATPVTDFYSNATVLITGGTGFAGKVLTEKLLRSFGLRKIYMLIRSKDNMSVQERLKGFFNESIFNRMREESPQLLAKVHPIRADYSAIDLDIDSADRAMLSSEVQIVFNVVASVKFNEKLSDAIDINVLGTKKILDLAMEMKHLKSFVHISTLYCNCNRKFIKEQVYENEIGYEKIMQIYRTFDDETLEKMRHCLIGQMPNTYTMTKKCAENLVNHRAFHMPAGIFRPPIVMSTYKDPFPGWTDNLYGPSGLCTWSARGLVRCIYGKASCKANMVPADYVVNAMIATAWDIARRFKLRESKVDGKSELPVYNYVSDANNITWGQYMHLSRKGFHEPFDKALWCFSYVIIPSKPLHCAIAFFLHNIPAYILDLIAMVTGQKRIYAKAYGKISRIIDMMAWFGLKEWKFAHRNIDELNELLPREERSVLQFNIATINWSEYFRSYLSGIRRYFFKDSANDNKLQQRRTIYRRMLILHTLLKTTFGLSLIMCMLRVYLRIFKIMPKIAL
- the LOC6736881 gene encoding fatty acyl-CoA reductase wat isoform X2; its protein translation is MHEANPTARKAFSSTSSSRRSSNGCASGHDVEEEEEEQLFQEASSSTRTNSVDGSGAPFAAAVSATPVTDFYSNATVLITGGTGFAGKVLTEKLLRSFGLRKIYMLIRSKDNMSVQERLKGFFNESIFNRMREESPQLLAKVHPIRADYSAIDLDIDSADRAMLSSEVQIVFNVVASVKFNEKLSDAIDINVLGTKKILDLAMEMKHLKSFVHISTLYCNCNRKFIKEQVYENEIGYEKIMQIYRTFDDETLEKMRHCLIGQMPNTYTMTKKCAENLVNHRAFHMPAGIFRPPIVMSTYKDPFPGWTDNLYGPSGLCTWSARGLVRCIYGKASCKANMVPADYVVNAMIATAWDIARRFKLRESKVDGKSELPVYNYVSDANNITWGQYMHLSRKGFHEPFDKALWCFSYVIIPSKPLHCAIAFFLHNIPAYILDLIAMVTGQKRIYAKAYGKISRIIDMMAWFGLKEWKFAHRNIDELNELLPREERSVLQFNIATINWSEYFRSYLSGIRRYFFKDSANDNKLQQRRTIYRRMLILHTLLKTTFGLSLIMCMLRVYLRIFKIMPKIAL